AGCAACTGGACCATCGGCGATCTCAGTTCTTGCGGTCGGGGTACTGGTACTCGCTTCTGTCTCCTTGGCCGGTCGGGTGGCCGTCGGGGTGGCCGGGGTCCGTTTCTGGCTGCCGAAGCGGCTGATGGCGGGTGGTGTCGCAGGGGCGTGGGCGCCGAACCGGCCGCTGCACAGGCGTTTCGGCCAGGCCACGGTCGGCTCCGGCGGGACGCCCGGTTCGATGCGACTCGTGTGCAGCGCCCCAGGCCCTTCCCCGCGGCGTGCGCCGGGCGGGGAGGCCGAGCGAGGTGCGGGGTGCGGCCGGCCGGGCTCGTTGCCGTACGGCGGGCCGCACCCCGGCGGTGGTTACAGGGCGCGGGTGAGGCGCTCGGTCAGCAGGCGCGTGAAGCGGGCCGGGTCGGGCAGGTCGCCGCCTTCGGCGAGCAGGGCGCTGCCGTGGACGAGTTCGGCGATTTCGGCGAGTGCCGCGTTGTCGGCTCCTGTCTGGTGGGCCTGGTGCAGGGCAGCGATGAGGGGGTGGGTGGGGTTGAGTTCGAGGATGCGCTTGACCTGGGGGAGCTCCTGGCCCATGGCCCGGTACATCTTCTCCAGGGTGGGCGTCAGGTCGTGGGCGTCGCCGACCAGACACGCCGCAGAGGTGGTCAGGCGGGTGGAGAGTCGGACCTGCTTGACGTGCTCGGTCAGCGTGGTCTGGAGCCAGGCGAGGAGGGCGGCGAAGTCCTCCTCACGCTGGGCCTTGTCCGCCTTCGCCTCGTCACCGCCGTCCCCGTCGGCGGCGGTGTCGAGGTCGACCTGGCCCTTGGCGATGGACTGGAAGCGGTGACCGTCGAAGGCGGGGATCTGGTCGGTCCAGACCTCGTCGACGGGGTCGGTGAGGATCAGGACCTCGTAGCCCTTGGCGGTGAAGGCCTCCATGTGAGGGGAGTTCTCCACCATCGCCCGGTTCTCGCCGGTCAGGTAGTAGATGGTGTCCTGGCCGTCCTTCATCCGCTCCACGTACTCGCGCAGCGTGGTCGGCTTCTCCGCATCATTGGTCGAGGCGGCGCTGACCAGTTCCAACAACGCGTCTGTGTTGTCACGGTCCTCGATCAGGCCCTCCTTGAGGACCCGGCCGAACTGCTCCCACACCGTCGCGTAGGTCTCGCTGTTCTTGGTTCGCATGTCCTTGAGAGCGCCGAGGACCTTCTTGACGAGGCGCCGGCGTACGGCGGTGATCTGGTGGTCGTGCTGCAGGATCTCGCGGGAGACGTTCAGCGACAGGTCGTGGGCGTCCACCACGCCCTTGACGAACCGCAGGTAGTTCGGCATCAGCGCGTCACAGTCGTCCATGATGAACACCCGCTTGACGTACAACTGCACGCCTCGCCTGGTGTCCCGGGAGAACAGGTCGAACGGGGCATGGGCGGGGATGAACAGCAGCGCCTCGTACTCGAAGGTCCCCTCGGCGCGCATGTGGATCGTCTCGGCCGGGTCCTGCCAGTCATGGCTGATCTGCTGGTAGAACTCGCTGTACTCGGCCTCGCTCACCTCGCTGCGAGGACGGGCCCACAGCGCCTTCATCGAGTTCAGCGTCTCCGGCTCGCCCGCAGCCTCCCCGTCGGCGCCGGCCTCGGCACCGCCCTCGGTGGTGGCACTGACGGGCTCGGTGGCCATCCTGATGGGCCAGCGAATGAAGTCCGAATACTGCTTGACGATCTGCCGGATCTTCCACTGGGCCAGGTAGTCGCCCAGGCCGTCCTCGCTGTCCTCGGCCTTGAGGTGCAGGGTGACCGAGGTGCCGACCGGCAGACCGTCGATCTCCGTGATGGTGTAGCTGCCCTCGCCGTCGGACTCCCACACTGTGCCTTGCTCGGTGCCCGCCCGCCGGGTGTGGAGGGTGACCTTGTCGGCAACCATGAACGCCGAGTAGAAGCCGACGCCGAACTGCCCGATCAGGTGCTGCGCCGCGTCCGCGTCCTTCGCCTCCTTGATCTTCGCCAGCAGGCCGGCGGTGCCGGACTTGGCGATGGTGCCGATCAGGTCGACGACGTCGTCGCGGGTCATGCCGATGCCGTTGTCCCGCACGGTCAGGGTGCGGGCGCCCCTGTCGACCTCCAGAATGATGTGCGGGTCGGAGGTCTCAAGGGTGGAGTCGGTGAGGGATTCCAGGCGGAGCTTGTCGAGGGCGTCGGATGCGTTGGAGATCAGCTCGCGCAGGAAGATGTCCTTGTTCGAGTAGATCGAGTGGATCACCAGCTGCAGCAGCTGACGGGTCTCCGCCTGGAACTCCAGCGTCTGGGTCGGACTTGCCACGGGAGGCGTCTCCTTCGAGTGGTGGAACGGGGGTTCGGATGGGGTCGAGCCGCCGGGGTCGGCCGGTGTGCTGTGTGGCCGGCCCCGGGGGTGTTCAGATGTGGCTGAGGGGCTGGTAGGGCTGCTCGGGGCGGGTGTGGCCGGGACCGGCGGTACCGTAGCAGGACAGGAAGAGCTTCCAGCCGTCGCGGCACTCCAGTGTCGCGCCGTAACGGACCGCGGGCGGGTCCGAGCGCGTGCTGTACCGGTCGGCGCGCACGATCCCGCCATCCGGGTTGTCGGCCGCGGCGGCGGCGACCAGGGCCTGCTCGACGAGGGCCACTGCAACCGAGGAGCCCGTCAGGTCCGGCACCTCCACGCCCTCGGCGCCGTCGCCGGTGGTGACGGTGGGGGCGGGGCCGCTGGCGCCGGTGATGGTCCACCACACCTGTCCGCCGCCCTCCAGGGTCACGGTCAGTTCGTAGGGGCTGTCGTCGTCACGCCTGCTGGCACCGGTGATGCCCGGTGTGCCCGGGGAACGCTCGATGAGCAGTTGCTGGAGGTCGGCTGGAGTCATGGGAGTCGGCTGGGGTCGGGGACGGGCAGGGCCGTCACGGTTCGGAAGATACGGGCGGTCTGCACGCCGAGGGCCGTCAGGACGTCAACTCGCGCCCCGCATAACCGGGCAGACGCTCGGCGGTAGCCGGTCCACCGTGTGCGGGTCGCGGACCGGCAGGGGCGCGACCCGGGGTGGTCACGGGCCTGCCGGGGATGTGCGGCGCTGCCGGTCGCTGTCGGCGCGCAGTTGGTCGGCGCGGGCGGTGAGCTGATCGAGGCGGCCGGCGATCGCCGGGTGGTCCGCCTCCAGCAGGGGCCGGGTCTCGGCGAGCGGGGCGAGCAGGCGGGCCGGGTCGTGGTGGCCGAGCGCGTCCAGGAGTCGATCTATGGCGGGGGCCGCTTGGGCGCTGAGGCCGTCCAGGGCACCGATCTGGCCGGCGAGGCGGCGCAGGTCGGCGGCGTTGTCGCGGGCCCAGGTGGTCACCGCCCGGTCTGCGGCGCGCTGGTCGCGCGTGGCCTGGACGCGCTGCTCGCCGGTGCTGCCCGCCTCGGTGCCGGCGTCCCTGTTGGGACGCAGGCGCAGGTAGCGGCGTTCGGCGGCCTGTCGGCTTTGGACGCCCAGCGGTTCGGCGAGGTCGGCCCATGTGGCGCCGGCATCGCGGGCGGTCTCGATCAGGCCGGTCTCCCAGTCGGCGAGTTCCTCGCGAAGGTGGCGCAGCGTCAAGAGTGCGGAAAGGGCCTGTCGCAGATCGCTCTGGCCCGCGTCGTCCGGAGGTGCGTGGCGGGCGGTGCGGGCGGCGGCGTCCATCACGCCCAGCGCGAAGGTGGCGGCCAGGAACGAGGCCGGCCCAACCCCGGCCGTGCCGGTGTCCTGGATGTCCATGTCGTCACTCTTTCGCTGACTGGGTGTTTGTCGTCGTATGGATGACATGTTACAGCAGTTCGTGTCGCGCCGCACGGGTGCGAACCACCCGACGACCCTCTGGACCGGAGGTGTCCGACGACGTCCGTGCACACTGAGCGCGCATTGCGAGGGCGATGTGGTAGGGCCAGGACCGCGTCGGCGGGATGCAGGTTCGGTGCTTTCGGGGCGCGGCAGGCGATCCGGTCGACTTCGACCCTGCCCAAGATGAAG
The sequence above is drawn from the Kitasatospora sp. NBC_00315 genome and encodes:
- the htpG gene encoding molecular chaperone HtpG, with protein sequence MASPTQTLEFQAETRQLLQLVIHSIYSNKDIFLRELISNASDALDKLRLESLTDSTLETSDPHIILEVDRGARTLTVRDNGIGMTRDDVVDLIGTIAKSGTAGLLAKIKEAKDADAAQHLIGQFGVGFYSAFMVADKVTLHTRRAGTEQGTVWESDGEGSYTITEIDGLPVGTSVTLHLKAEDSEDGLGDYLAQWKIRQIVKQYSDFIRWPIRMATEPVSATTEGGAEAGADGEAAGEPETLNSMKALWARPRSEVSEAEYSEFYQQISHDWQDPAETIHMRAEGTFEYEALLFIPAHAPFDLFSRDTRRGVQLYVKRVFIMDDCDALMPNYLRFVKGVVDAHDLSLNVSREILQHDHQITAVRRRLVKKVLGALKDMRTKNSETYATVWEQFGRVLKEGLIEDRDNTDALLELVSAASTNDAEKPTTLREYVERMKDGQDTIYYLTGENRAMVENSPHMEAFTAKGYEVLILTDPVDEVWTDQIPAFDGHRFQSIAKGQVDLDTAADGDGGDEAKADKAQREEDFAALLAWLQTTLTEHVKQVRLSTRLTTSAACLVGDAHDLTPTLEKMYRAMGQELPQVKRILELNPTHPLIAALHQAHQTGADNAALAEIAELVHGSALLAEGGDLPDPARFTRLLTERLTRAL
- a CDS encoding type III effector protein, encoding MDIQDTGTAGVGPASFLAATFALGVMDAAARTARHAPPDDAGQSDLRQALSALLTLRHLREELADWETGLIETARDAGATWADLAEPLGVQSRQAAERRYLRLRPNRDAGTEAGSTGEQRVQATRDQRAADRAVTTWARDNAADLRRLAGQIGALDGLSAQAAPAIDRLLDALGHHDPARLLAPLAETRPLLEADHPAIAGRLDQLTARADQLRADSDRQRRTSPAGP